Proteins encoded within one genomic window of Nonomuraea gerenzanensis:
- a CDS encoding DUF523 domain-containing protein, whose translation MERILVSACLMGRKVRYDGGAKTSSDAWLAGWREEGRLVPFCPEVSGGLPVPRPAAEIEGGAGGAAVLAGAARVLATDGSDVTAEFLAGARGALAVARAHGIRMAVLKEGSPSCGALAVYDGTFQGRKLPGQGVTTALLEQHGIRVFSEEQVPEAAGYLRTLET comes from the coding sequence GTGGAGAGGATCCTCGTCAGCGCCTGCCTGATGGGCCGCAAGGTGCGCTACGACGGCGGCGCGAAGACCAGCTCCGACGCCTGGCTCGCCGGGTGGCGCGAGGAGGGGCGGCTGGTGCCGTTCTGCCCCGAGGTGTCGGGCGGGCTGCCGGTGCCGAGGCCCGCCGCCGAGATCGAGGGCGGCGCGGGCGGGGCGGCCGTCCTGGCCGGAGCCGCCCGGGTGCTGGCGACCGACGGGTCCGACGTGACCGCCGAGTTCCTGGCGGGGGCGCGCGGGGCGCTGGCCGTGGCACGCGCCCACGGCATCCGGATGGCGGTGCTGAAGGAGGGCAGCCCCTCGTGCGGGGCCCTGGCCGTCTACGACGGCACCTTCCAGGGGCGCAAGCTGCCGGGGCAGGGCGTCACGACGGCCCTGCTGGAGCAGCACGGGATCCGCGTGTTCAGCGAGGAGCAGGTGCCCGAGGCCGCCGGCTACCTGCGCACCCTGGAGACGTAG